The DNA sequence GCGGTGAACGGTGGCTTCTTCAGCATCCGCGCCCCGCGCAACTTCTCCGGTGACCCGACCGGCATCTCGGTGGTCGGCGGGCGGCTGCTCAGCGAGGCGGTGCGCGGCCGTACCGCGATCGTGCTCCAGGGCCGCCGGGCCCGCATCACCGAGCTCGACTCCAGCGTCACGGTGGTGGCGCCGGACGGCTCCCGGGCGAAGGTCACTGGGGTGAACCGCATCCCGGGCGCGGACGAGCTGGTCCTCTACACCGAGGAGCTCGGCACCAAGACCCCGCGCGACCAGGGCGTGGAGGTCGTGGTGGACGCCCGGGACAGGGTCGTCAAGGTGCGTGAGGCCGGTGGGGCGGTGCCGCGCGGCACCCGGGTTCTGCACGGCACCGGGGCGATGGCCGAGTGGCTCTGGTCGGTCGCACGTGAGGGGGCCGGCATGCGCATCACCACCTCGGTGGTGGACCTGCGCACCGGCCGCCGGATCCCGCTCACCCCGGACACGTACATCATGGGCGGCGGGGTCGGCATTCTGCGCAACGGACGGCAGTACATCACCGCCGCCACCGACGGCATGGCGTCCGACCACATGATCCTGCGCCGCCACCCGCGCACGCTCGCCGGCGTCACCAAGCAGGGCTCGCTCATCCTCGCCACCATCGACGGCCGCGACCCCGGCGTCACCGTCGGCGCCAACATGTTCGAGGCCGCCCAGCTCATGAAGTGGCTCGGCGCCCGGAACGCCATCAACCTCGACGGGGGCGGCTCGACCACCATGGTCGTCAAGAACAAGGTGGTGAACCGCCCGTCCGACGGCGCCGAACGCCCGGTGGGCGACGCCCTCCTCGTCGTTCCCAGGTAAAGGACGTACGAAAAGGCCCCGGAAACACGGTCCGGGGCCTTTTCCATGCCCGGCTCGCGATAGCCCTCGCGAAAACAGAAAAGGCCTCGGAATCACCGAGGCCATACCACGATCTTGGGCCGAAAGTATGCCGCCCTCAGCCCGAAAGTCTCCGAAAATGCGAACGCCCCCAGTCACAAAGACTGAGGGCGTCCACATAAAGTCGTCCGGCAGCGACCTACTCTCCCACACCCCC is a window from the Thermopolyspora flexuosa genome containing:
- a CDS encoding phosphodiester glycosidase family protein — encoded protein: MPRYKATNVFPGVDLFTLRHGTATDGYTVTVLINGKDSTGSLARAEEVAAAVEAAGFTPGIQRYVRPDVADFPGAEAYMVRVGLWPLKKKAAAEKVVKQLRKADIPAKVDYLGDDGFKTTGPWNIQILMIDARRFRGTYRTTLGRSTGKRETTSAMAKQAGAIAAVNGGFFSIRAPRNFSGDPTGISVVGGRLLSEAVRGRTAIVLQGRRARITELDSSVTVVAPDGSRAKVTGVNRIPGADELVLYTEELGTKTPRDQGVEVVVDARDRVVKVREAGGAVPRGTRVLHGTGAMAEWLWSVAREGAGMRITTSVVDLRTGRRIPLTPDTYIMGGGVGILRNGRQYITAATDGMASDHMILRRHPRTLAGVTKQGSLILATIDGRDPGVTVGANMFEAAQLMKWLGARNAINLDGGGSTTMVVKNKVVNRPSDGAERPVGDALLVVPR